A genomic window from Motacilla alba alba isolate MOTALB_02 chromosome 2, Motacilla_alba_V1.0_pri, whole genome shotgun sequence includes:
- the NMT2 gene encoding glycylpeptide N-tetradecanoyltransferase 2 isoform X2, whose translation MQKLQDIQRAMELLSACQGPAKNIDEATKRKYQFWDTQPVPKLNEVITSHGAIEPDKDNVRLEPYSLPQGFMWDTLDLSNAEVLKELYTLLNENYVEDDDNMFRFDYSPEFLLWALRPPGWLPQWHCGVRVSSNKKLVGFISAIPANIRIYESVKKMVEINFLCVHKKLRSKRVAPVLIREITRRVNLEGIFQAVYTAGVVLPKPVATCRYWHRSLNPRKLVEVKFSHLSRNMTLQRTMKLYRLPDATKTSGLRPMEQKDTKAVQELINTYLKQFNLAPVMDEEEVAHWFLPRDHIIDTYVVEGSNGILTDFLSFYTLPSTVMHHPVHKSLKAAYSFYNIHTETPLLDLMNDALIIAKLKGFDVFNALDLMENKTFLEKLKFGIGDGNLQYYLYNWRCPGMESEKVGLVLQ comes from the exons ATGCAGAAACTTCAAGACATCCAGAGAGCAatggagctgctctctgcatgCCAAGGCCCAGCAAAGAATATTGATGAGGCTACCAAACGTAAATACCAGTTTTGGGATACGCAACCTGTACCTAAACTTA ATGAAGTTATAACTTCACATGGTGCAATTGAACCAGATAAGGACAATGTCCGCCTAGAGCCATATTCTTTGCCACAAGGTTTTATGTGGGACACATTGGATCTTAGCAATGCTGAAGTT CTGAAGGAGTTATACACACTATTAAATGAGAATTACGTAGAAGATGATGATAATATGTTTAGGTTTGATTATTCACCTGAATTTCTTCTGTG GGCATTGCGTCCTCCGGGCTGGTTACCGCAATGGCACTGCGGGGTTAGAGTGTCTTCAAACAAAAAACTGGTAGGATTCATAAGTGCCATCCCTGCAAATATTCGTATTTATGAAAG TGTGAAGAAAATGGTAGAAATCAATTTTTTGTGTGTCCATAAGAAACTGAGGTCTAAACGGGTGGCACCTGTATTGATTCGGGAAATAACCAGAAGAGTAAACttggaaggaatttttcaggCTGTTTACACTGCTGGAGTGGTACTTCCCAAACCTGTGGCCACTTGCAG GTATTGGCATCGATCActaaatcccagaaaactggtGGAGGTGAAATTTTCACATTTGAGTAGAAACATGACTCTACAAAGAACAATGAAGCTCTACAGACTTCCTGAT gcCACAAAGACTTCAGGTTTGAGACCAATGGAACAAAAAGATACTAAAGCAGTACAAGAATTAATCAATACTTACTTGAAACAGTTTAATCTTGCTCCTGTGATGGATGAAGAAGAGGTGGCCCACTGGTTCCTGCCTCGGGATCATATTATTGACACTTATGTGGTAGAG GGTTCAAATGGTATTTTAACAGACTTCCTCAGTTTCTACACATTACCTTCAACAGTGATGCATCATCCTGTTCATAAAAGCCTCAAAGCTGCCTATTCCTTTTACAATATTCATACAGAGACTCCCCTGTTGGACTTAATGAATGATGCACTCATTATAGCTAAATTG AAAGGATTTGATGTGTTCAATGCACTAGActtaatggaaaacaaaacattcctgGAAAAACTCAAGTTTGGGATTGGAGATGGAAATTTGCAGTATTACCTGTACAACTGGAGATGTCCAGGCATGGAATCTGAAAAG GTTGGTCTTGTATTACAATGA
- the ACBD7 gene encoding acyl-CoA-binding domain-containing protein 7: MTLQADFDGAAEDVKKLKTRPTDEELKELYGFYKQATVGDINIECPGMLDLKGKAKWEAWNLKKGLSKEDAMNAYISKARAMVEKYGI; this comes from the exons ATGACTCTTCAG GCTGACTTTGATGGTGCTGCAgaagatgtaaaaaaattaaaaacaagaccAACTGATGAAGAACTGAAGGAACTGTATGGATTCTACAAACAGGCTACTGTTGGAGATATTAATATTG AATGTCCAGGAATGCTAGATTTGAAAGGCAAAGCCAAATGGGAGGCATGGAACCTGAAAAAAG GTTTATCAAAGGAGGATGCCATGAATGCCTATATCTCTAAAGCAAGAGCAATGGTAGAAAAATATGGgatctaa
- the NMT2 gene encoding glycylpeptide N-tetradecanoyltransferase 2 isoform X1, producing MAEDSESAASQQSLELDDQDTCGIDGDNEEETEHAKGSPGGDLGAKKKKKKQKRKKEKPNSGGTKSDSASDSQEIKIQQPSKNPAIPMQKLQDIQRAMELLSACQGPAKNIDEATKRKYQFWDTQPVPKLNEVITSHGAIEPDKDNVRLEPYSLPQGFMWDTLDLSNAEVLKELYTLLNENYVEDDDNMFRFDYSPEFLLWALRPPGWLPQWHCGVRVSSNKKLVGFISAIPANIRIYESVKKMVEINFLCVHKKLRSKRVAPVLIREITRRVNLEGIFQAVYTAGVVLPKPVATCRYWHRSLNPRKLVEVKFSHLSRNMTLQRTMKLYRLPDATKTSGLRPMEQKDTKAVQELINTYLKQFNLAPVMDEEEVAHWFLPRDHIIDTYVVEGSNGILTDFLSFYTLPSTVMHHPVHKSLKAAYSFYNIHTETPLLDLMNDALIIAKLKGFDVFNALDLMENKTFLEKLKFGIGDGNLQYYLYNWRCPGMESEKVGLVLQ from the exons AAGTCCTGGAGGGGATTTGGGAGcgaagaagaagaaaaagaagcagaagagaaaaaaggagaaaccaAATTCTGGAGGCACCAAATCAGATTCTGCATCTGACTcccaggaaattaaaattcaacAACCTTCAAAA AATCCAGCCATTCCAATGCAGAAACTTCAAGACATCCAGAGAGCAatggagctgctctctgcatgCCAAGGCCCAGCAAAGAATATTGATGAGGCTACCAAACGTAAATACCAGTTTTGGGATACGCAACCTGTACCTAAACTTA ATGAAGTTATAACTTCACATGGTGCAATTGAACCAGATAAGGACAATGTCCGCCTAGAGCCATATTCTTTGCCACAAGGTTTTATGTGGGACACATTGGATCTTAGCAATGCTGAAGTT CTGAAGGAGTTATACACACTATTAAATGAGAATTACGTAGAAGATGATGATAATATGTTTAGGTTTGATTATTCACCTGAATTTCTTCTGTG GGCATTGCGTCCTCCGGGCTGGTTACCGCAATGGCACTGCGGGGTTAGAGTGTCTTCAAACAAAAAACTGGTAGGATTCATAAGTGCCATCCCTGCAAATATTCGTATTTATGAAAG TGTGAAGAAAATGGTAGAAATCAATTTTTTGTGTGTCCATAAGAAACTGAGGTCTAAACGGGTGGCACCTGTATTGATTCGGGAAATAACCAGAAGAGTAAACttggaaggaatttttcaggCTGTTTACACTGCTGGAGTGGTACTTCCCAAACCTGTGGCCACTTGCAG GTATTGGCATCGATCActaaatcccagaaaactggtGGAGGTGAAATTTTCACATTTGAGTAGAAACATGACTCTACAAAGAACAATGAAGCTCTACAGACTTCCTGAT gcCACAAAGACTTCAGGTTTGAGACCAATGGAACAAAAAGATACTAAAGCAGTACAAGAATTAATCAATACTTACTTGAAACAGTTTAATCTTGCTCCTGTGATGGATGAAGAAGAGGTGGCCCACTGGTTCCTGCCTCGGGATCATATTATTGACACTTATGTGGTAGAG GGTTCAAATGGTATTTTAACAGACTTCCTCAGTTTCTACACATTACCTTCAACAGTGATGCATCATCCTGTTCATAAAAGCCTCAAAGCTGCCTATTCCTTTTACAATATTCATACAGAGACTCCCCTGTTGGACTTAATGAATGATGCACTCATTATAGCTAAATTG AAAGGATTTGATGTGTTCAATGCACTAGActtaatggaaaacaaaacattcctgGAAAAACTCAAGTTTGGGATTGGAGATGGAAATTTGCAGTATTACCTGTACAACTGGAGATGTCCAGGCATGGAATCTGAAAAG GTTGGTCTTGTATTACAATGA
- the OLAH gene encoding S-acyl fatty acid synthase thioesterase, medium chain isoform X2, producing the protein MEKLVACVQKRPNAVCRLICFPWAGSGTSQLAQWGRLFSDSIEVFCIRLPGRETRLEEPFAKDMTSVVNEVTSVLLKELKEKPFAFFGHSFGTYMSFAVALHLKEKYGLEPVHLFMSAAHAPNSAAYLAVKSIVLPDGHHDLLAIMEILGGNFELPHDEDVWRDTALTFKEDARLFQTFSFEKTEMNTLFSCDITYFCGSDDKIYDAKGWRELISGDTSFYELPGDHLYLLKPCNESFLIKHITRSIENGL; encoded by the exons atggaaaagctggTTGCTTGTGTACAAAAAAGGCCAAATGCTGTTTGTAGACTGATTTGCTTTCCATGGGCTGGAAGTGGAACTTCACAACTTGCTCAATGGGGCAGACTCTTCAGCGACTCAATTGAAG TATTCTGTATAAGGCTTCCTGGAAGAGAAACTCGTCTTGAAGAGCCTTTTGCAAAAGACATGACAAGTGTAGTTAATGAAGTTACAAGTGTTTTGTTAAAAGAATTGAAAGAAAAACCATTTGCATTTTTTGGTCACAg ttttggaACATACATGAGTTTTGCCGTTGCActacatttgaaagaaaagtacGGACTGGAGCCAGTCCATCTTTTCATGTCAGCAGCACATGCCCCAAAT TCTGCAGCATATCTTGCCGTCAAAAGCATAGTCCTACCTGATGGACACCATGACCTTCTTGCAATTATGGAGATTCTAGGAGGAAATTTTGAGCTTCCACATGATGAAGATGTGTGGAGAGATACGGCGCTTACTTTCAAAGAAGACGCTAGACTTTTTCAGACCTTTTC ATTTGAGAAGACAGAAATGAATACCCTCTTCTCTTGTGATATTACCTACTTTTGTGGATCTGATGATAAAATATATGATGCAAAAG GTTGGCGAGAACTAATAAGTGGAGATACTTCCTTTTATGAGCTTCCTGGAGATCACCTTTATCTGCTGAAACCATGTAATGAAAGCTTCTTGATAAAACACATCACAAGAAGCATAGAAAATGGTCTATGA
- the RPP38 gene encoding ribonuclease P protein subunit p38, whose translation MSVIQQGTATLRKAKKTTVKTCLDNPFVFQWKTIDGEDMRFILETLEERIKHIGLKKIESPRKKKRSLTKKQTERKGDAGTNDFPKEEAESHQQKPGWTDINIRRQLAIGVNEVTKALEKNELLLLLVCKSAKPAMITSHLIELSASRTTPAGQVPRLSETVAPLLGLTSTLALGFKKHSDKFTEAIAAIIPKIPPLEVPWFQYSTEESMAYTDTDSSENLEPEELAEVPEDKLTSQKRKHTESNQPDLSHVILQPLKIKKIVPNPNKIKKPPRKKKKAFSA comes from the coding sequence ATGTCTGTAATTCAGCAAGGCACGGCAACACTTcggaaagcaaagaaaaccacTGTAAAAACATGTCTAGATAACCCCTTTGTTTTCCAATGGAAAACCATAGATGGAGAAGATATGCGTTTTATACTAGAGACCTTAGAAGAAAGGATTAAACATATTGGACTTAAAAAGATTGAGAgtccaagaaagaaaaaacgTTCCcttacaaaaaaacaaacagaaagaaagggcGATGCTGGCACCAATGATTTCCCtaaagaggaagcagaaagcCACCAACAAAAACCAGGATGGACTGACATAAATATCAGAAGACAGCTTGCTATTGGAGTTAATGAAGTTACAAAAgcattggaaaaaaatgaacttctTCTCTTGCTGGTGTGCAAGTCTGCCAAGCCCGCCATGATCACGTCGCACCTGATAGAGCTGAGCGCGAGCCGCACCACgccagcagggcaggtgccACGGCTCAGCGAGACCGTCGCGCCCCTTCTTGGCTTAACGTCCACTTTAGCCCTCGGCTTCAAAAAGCACTCTGACAAGTTCACTGAAGCAATAGCAGCAATAATTCCAAAGATACCGCCTTTGGAAGTGCCATGGTTTCAGTACAGTACTGAAGAATCCATGGCTTACACAGATACAGATTCTTCAGAAAATCTGGAACCCGAAGAGCTTGCAGAGGTGCCGGAGGATAAGCTCACAAGTCAGAAGCGGAAGCATACGGAAAGCAATCAGCCTGATCTTTCACATGTAATTTTGCAGCCtttgaaaatcaagaaaattgTCCCAAATCCCAATAAGATAAAGAAACCGCCTcgcaaaaagaaaaaggcctTTTCAGCATAA
- the OLAH gene encoding S-acyl fatty acid synthase thioesterase, medium chain isoform X1, whose product MGLLTQKMEKLVACVQKRPNAVCRLICFPWAGSGTSQLAQWGRLFSDSIEVFCIRLPGRETRLEEPFAKDMTSVVNEVTSVLLKELKEKPFAFFGHSFGTYMSFAVALHLKEKYGLEPVHLFMSAAHAPNSAAYLAVKSIVLPDGHHDLLAIMEILGGNFELPHDEDVWRDTALTFKEDARLFQTFSFEKTEMNTLFSCDITYFCGSDDKIYDAKGWRELISGDTSFYELPGDHLYLLKPCNESFLIKHITRSIENGL is encoded by the exons aaatggaaaagctggTTGCTTGTGTACAAAAAAGGCCAAATGCTGTTTGTAGACTGATTTGCTTTCCATGGGCTGGAAGTGGAACTTCACAACTTGCTCAATGGGGCAGACTCTTCAGCGACTCAATTGAAG TATTCTGTATAAGGCTTCCTGGAAGAGAAACTCGTCTTGAAGAGCCTTTTGCAAAAGACATGACAAGTGTAGTTAATGAAGTTACAAGTGTTTTGTTAAAAGAATTGAAAGAAAAACCATTTGCATTTTTTGGTCACAg ttttggaACATACATGAGTTTTGCCGTTGCActacatttgaaagaaaagtacGGACTGGAGCCAGTCCATCTTTTCATGTCAGCAGCACATGCCCCAAAT TCTGCAGCATATCTTGCCGTCAAAAGCATAGTCCTACCTGATGGACACCATGACCTTCTTGCAATTATGGAGATTCTAGGAGGAAATTTTGAGCTTCCACATGATGAAGATGTGTGGAGAGATACGGCGCTTACTTTCAAAGAAGACGCTAGACTTTTTCAGACCTTTTC ATTTGAGAAGACAGAAATGAATACCCTCTTCTCTTGTGATATTACCTACTTTTGTGGATCTGATGATAAAATATATGATGCAAAAG GTTGGCGAGAACTAATAAGTGGAGATACTTCCTTTTATGAGCTTCCTGGAGATCACCTTTATCTGCTGAAACCATGTAATGAAAGCTTCTTGATAAAACACATCACAAGAAGCATAGAAAATGGTCTATGA